A stretch of Episyrphus balteatus chromosome 2, idEpiBalt1.1, whole genome shotgun sequence DNA encodes these proteins:
- the LOC129909682 gene encoding glutamate receptor ionotropic, delta-2-like encodes MVLASISNFESHENHNNAILTIEYITRTLVVEQKRTFTFSTQAENQKMLSMFGEIVDKVLKRIDYAAIQIDQKNYDMVGIRECNILFVDSFNAFKNTEPILINQFENGIPTNGTDNIFPPKLNTLQGCPLKAVLWDLPPFLRIFPDREGLDKFIDFEGVLLRTFAEKMDFSLDYIIPLNDEFRGKRFPNGTTNGAMKMLQDRTADLSLGSFRYTMERADIMTAALPYYQNWQIFGVLKYTRPYTAIEILIFPFTTSTWLSLITFVVVLMSLGLLAMSYCKIVERLFLEFSGIQLVESFFGVSISHLPHGNFLRYLLIMWAIFAFVIRSAYQSLLFKLLQSKLYQKPPETLQELVTQGYTLVLTQGTFETVVNMLKIENKKIRYLIRDNPSDLAIYEFIERTPGKYAGVSPIDFLTYYVQANSRRDIFHILREKVSAQHNTMYFSKHSYLIERFNKILMNLRGCGMIDLWASQSWDTSYFDQRNKGGYVKEPLKLSQLRGAFDIYLVLIFVAFVVFLLEMILNRIKCIKKT; translated from the exons ATGGTTCTTGCTTCTATATCGAATTTCGAAagtcatgaaaatcataataatGCCATTTTGACAATTGAATATATCACGCGAACTCTTGTGGTCGAACAAAAAAgaacttttactttttcaacacaagctgaaaatcaaaaaatgctcTCAATGTTTGGTGAAATAGTtgataaagttttaaaaagaattgattaTGCAGCAATACAAATTGATCAGAAAAATTATGATATGGTTGGAATTAGAGAATGTAACATCTTATTTGTGGATAGTTTCAATGCATTCAA AAACACTGAACccattttaataaatcaatttgAAAACGGTATTCCAACAAACGGAACTGATAATATTTTTCCGCCAAAGTTAAATACCCTTCAGGGATGTCCGCTGAAAGCTGTATTATGGGATCTTCCTCCATTTTTAAGAATCTTTCCCGATCGAGAGGGACTTGATAAGTTTATAGATTTTGAAGGTGTTCTTTTAAGGACCTTTGCTGAAAAGATGGATTTTTCTTTGGATTATATCATTCCGCTAAATGATGAATTTCGTGGGAAAAGGTTTCCAAATGGTACTACCAATGGAGCTATGAAGATG TTACAAGATCGAACAGCAGATTTGAGTCTTGGAAGTTTCCGATACACTATGGAAAGAGCCGATATAATGACAGCTGCTTTGCCTTACTATCAAAACTGGCAAATCTTTGGGGTCCTCAAATACACTCGACCATATACGGCAATAGAAATACTAATTTTCCCATTCACCACATCAACATGGCTCAGTTTGATAACATTTGTTGTAGTTTTAATGTCTTTGGGACTCTTAGCAATGTCTTATTGCAAAATTGTGGAACGATTGTTTTTGGAATTCTCAGGAATTCAACTTGTCGAAAGTTTTTTTGGAGTTTCAATATCACATTTACCTCATGGAAATTTCCTACGATACTTGTTAATAATGTGGGCAATTTTTGCATTTGTAATACGAAGTGCTTATCAAAGCTTGCTTTTTAAACTTCTTCaatcaaaattatatcaaaaaccACCGGAAACTTTACAAGAACTAGTAACTCAAGGTTATACACTTGTTTTAACTCAAGGCACATTCGAAACAGTTGTTAATATGCTAAAaattgagaataaaaaaattcgaTATTTAATTAGAGATAATCCATCGGATTTAGCAATCTATGAATTTATCGAACGTACTCCTGGAAAATATGCTGGAGTATCACCAATTgattttttaacatattatgTCCAGGCCAATTCCAGACGAGATATTTTTCATATTCTTCGTGAGAAAGTTTCTGCTCAACATAATactatgtatttttcaaaacactCTTATTTGATTGAGAGgtttaataaaatattgatgAATTTACGAGGTTGTGGTATGATTGATTTGTGGGCATCACAAAGTTGGGATACGTCTTATTTTGATCAACGGAATAAGGGTGGTTATGTGAAGGAACCATTGAAATTGTCACAACTCAGAGGAGCGTTCGATATTTATTTGGTATTAATATTTGTAGCTTTTGTAGTATTTCTACTTGAAATGATATTGAATAGAATAAAGTGTATCAAGAAAACTTGA
- the LOC129909681 gene encoding uncharacterized protein LOC129909681, giving the protein MFNDFADQLLKSIELVKVQLDTFGHNNSKLWDYYNIIYVDSASSFRRINPGVKTKHQDFSEFYLVVYQPLTFDNLSQDLEGIFTYCWSYHIVNVSIMLMDSMGILRIFTYFPFNKKKCFSTSIVEIDGLTFKEIFPSKSRNLHQCELIGAIWWNPPYVSWKKGSTNIDRFIGLEGQMLIEVARNMNFTIKVDTPKNDERRGLIFPNGTVTGAVKMLQEKQAHFSTGCFRYTLDRAVVLTASYSFYQTVQVFFVKTHIEPWTSFEIMLYPFDIYIWYLMLIIIISTIMLSIFLEKYQPNILMFVFGSGKSGNVFNIFTVLLGYPITPEPRRNFARFILILWMFSALVLRNSYQGLVYYLLSSNLAKLPPDTSKELAEQNYVAVVSSSSNDTLSQLPIIRNGNLRLLVKKINEQDTYPILENSSMKLASSLPRDFVSYHVAKTKKYGVFHILKESVFTHQIVVYFTKHSFLTARFDEVLKSFRSFGLIEYWASKNLADDMIEKNPFEPKGEVSLKMDQFDGVFWLLSSCLIVSVLIFVVELISVKFAYIRKLFE; this is encoded by the exons ATGTTCAATGACTTTGCAGATCAATTGTTGAAGAGTATTGAACTTGTCAAGGTTCAACTTGACACCTTTGGCCATAACAATTCCAAGCTTTGGGATTattacaatataatttatgtggATTCAGCAAGTTCATTCAG AAGAATTAACCCTGGTGTAAAAACCAAACATCAAGACTTCAGTGAGTTCTACTTGGTAGTTTATCAGCCTTTAACATTTGACAATCTATCACAAGACCTCGAGGGTATATTTACTTATTGTTGGAGTTATCACATAGTTAATGTCAGCATAATGCTGATGGATTCAATGGGAATTCTTCGAATCTTCACTTACTTTCCCTTTAACAAAAAGAAATGTTTCTCAACTTCTATCGTTGAAATAGACGGTCTAACTTTCAAAGAAATCTTCCCATCAAAAAGTCGTAATTTACATCAATGTGAACTTATTGGTGCTATTTGGTGGAATCCGCCTTATGTAAGCTGGAAAAAAGGGTCAACCAATATTGATAGGTTTATTGGTTTGGAAGGTCAAATGCTTATAGAAGTGgcaagaaatatgaattttactATTAAAGTTGATACTCCGAAAAATGATGAAAGACGTGGATTGATATTTCCAAATGGAACCGTTACAGGAGCTGTAAAAATg ttacaGGAAAAACAAGCACATTTCAGTACTGGCTGCTTCAGATACACACTGGATAGGGCAGTTGTGTTGACTGCGTCTTACAGTTTTTATCAAACGGTGCAGGTTTTCTTTGTGAAAACTCATATTGAACCTTGGACATCATTTGAGATTATGCTTTACCCATTTGACATTTACATTTGGTATTTAATGCTGATCATTATTATATCCACGATAATGTTGAgtattttcttggaaaaataCCAACCCAACATTTTGATGTTTGTCTTTGGCTCTGGAAAATCAGGAAATGTCTTCAATATTTTCACGGTATTGCTGGGTTACCCCATTACTCCGGAACCAAGAAGAAATTTCGCCAGATTCATATTGATTCTTTGGATGTTTTCAGCTTTGGTATTGAGGAATTCCTATCAAGGATTGGTGTATTATCTTTTGAGTTCGAATTTAGCAAAACTTCCACCGGATACATCGAAGGAATTAGCTGAACAAAATTATGTCGCTGTAGTCAGTTCATCGAGCAATGATACTCTATCACAATTGCCAATTATTCGAAATGGTAATTTACGTTTGTTGGTAAAGAAAATCAACGAACAAGATACATATCCGATATTGGAAAATTCCTCAATGAAATTAGCATCTTCGCTGCCAAGAGATTTCGTAAGCTATCATGTtgcaaaaacaaagaaatatggagtatttcatattttaaaagaatCAGTGTTTACACATCAAATTGTTGTGTATTTTACAAAACATTCATTTCTAACAGCTCGATTTGATGAAGTGTTGAAAAGTTTTCGAAGTTTTGGTTTAATTGAATATTGGGCATCTAAGAATCTTGCCGATGATATGATAGAGAAGAATCCATTTGAACCTAAAGGTGAAGTATCGTTGAAAATGGATcagtttgatggtgttttttGGTTGTTGTCGTCATGTTTAATTGTTTCGGTTTTGATATTTGTTGTGGAACTTATTTCAGTGAAATTTGCATATATcagaaaattgtttgaataa